One Brassica napus cultivar Da-Ae chromosome C2, Da-Ae, whole genome shotgun sequence DNA window includes the following coding sequences:
- the LOC106454307 gene encoding PH, RCC1 and FYVE domains-containing protein 1-like yields MAERDVEQAITSLKKGSYLLKYGRRGKPKFCPFQLTSDESTLVWYSGKEEKQIKLSQVLRIVPGQRTATFKRYPRPEKEYQSFSLICPDRSLDLICKDKDEAEVWVVGLKALITRVKISKWKNTIKPEITSPECPTPHARRVSPFVSILDQVTQPSTETSTPNRLGKVFSDIVSITAPDNNNQTEANTLNPNLYCPISPGNVENPNSRFSMGGDLARLSLSSAVSTSSHGSYHEEFDALGDVFLWGEAISDGVLSGTGKTLHSTTEDALLPKALESTIVLDAQNIACGRCHAVLVTKQGEIFSWGEGTGGKLGHGLEKDTHQPKFISSVRGMNFKSLACGEFHTCSVTQSGDLYTWGDGTRNVDLLGHGSESSCWIPKRVTGVLQGMHVSYVACGPWHTAVVASSGQLFTFGDGCFGALGHGDRTSSSVPRVVESLSEVRVMKVACGFWHTAAVVEVTNEASDAELYSSCGQLFTWGDGEKGQLGHGDNAEKLLPECVTSLADEKICQVACGHSLTVSLTSNGHVFTMGSPAYGQLGNPTAKEKVPSRVEGDITETCVEEIACGSHHVAVLTSKSEVYTWGKGLNGQLGHGTVENKREPAVVGFLKEKQVKAITCGSNFTAVICLNKWVPGSEHSLCAGCRNPFNFRRKRHNCYNCGLIFCKVCSSRKSLRAALAPDMNKPYRVCYGCFTKLKRSRELSPPPPTPRTRNLLNMRKSTDVSEKTPKLLSPHSRIASADSLVQYGEGRHNKRDVKPEVSNSNVFALGSLQPAMSPLLRGSIAWPRISKNMIVKVPGSRVSSRTASPVSVKSTSPRPSHEVTTDESRHIKDSFGQEIVGLKEHVEQLTSKTQQLEEELEKTKRQLRVVTAMAADEAEENRSAKEVIRSLTTQLKEMSGRVPQKDDTSTNLHTEKETTSENQTQTSSQTHIRSMVPHDSRSENNLSKSFVNGHRRHNEKAERVVQDEPGVYLTLLSLPGGGNELKRVRFSRKQFTEEQAEKWWGENGGKACERHNILVS; encoded by the exons ATGGCTGAGAGAGACGTCGAACAG GCCATTACGTCACTTAAGAAAGGTTCGTACTTGCTGAAATACGGTCGCAGGGGGAAGCCTAAGTTCTGTCCATTCCAGCTTACAAGT GACGAGTCAACATTAGTATGGTACTCTGGCAAAGAAGAGAAGCAGATTAAGCTTAGTCAAGTCCTCAGAATTGTTCCTGGACAACGCACG GCTACATTTAAGAGATATCCACGACCGGAGAAAGAGTATCAGTCCTTTTCCCTCATATGTCCTGATAGGTCCTTGGATTTG atatGTAAAGACAAGGACGAAGCAGAAGTGTGGGTTGTTGGTTTGAAGGCACTGATCACTCGTGTAAAAATCTCCAAATGGAAAAACACTATTAAACCTGAGATCACTTCACCTGAATGTCCAACCCCTCATGCACGGAGAGTGTCTCCCTTCGTATCAATCCTT GATCAAGTTACTCAGCCCTCTACCGAGACTTCTACACCAAACCGGTTAGGAAAAGTCTTTTCTGACATTGTCTCAATAACTGCACCAGACAATAACAATCAGACAGAAGCCAATACTCTCAATCCTAACCTATACTGTCCTATTTCTCCTGGGAATGTCGAAAACCCGAATTCACGGTTCTCCATGGGGGGTGACCTGGCTAGACTCAGCCTATCTAGCGCTGTGAGTACATCTAGCCACGGTTCGTATCACGAAGAGTTTGATGCTTTAGGTGATGTTTTCCTCTGGGGTGAAGCTATAAGTGATGGTGTACTAAGTGGTACTGGAAAGACATTACATTCCACTACAGAGGATGCACTTTTACCAAAAGCATTAGAGTCAACAATAGTTCTCGATGCTCAAAACATAGCATGTGGTAGGTGTCATGCCGTTTTAGTTACAAAACAAGGAGAGATCTTCAGCTGGGGAGAGGGAACAGGTGGGAAACTAGGACATGGCTTAGAAAAAGATACCCACCAACCAAAGTTCATTAGTAGTGTCAGAGGGATGAATTTCAAATCTTTAGCCTGTGGTGAATTTCATACATGTTCTGTTACTCAATCTGGTGATCTTTATACTTGGGGTGACGGCACTCGAAATGTCGATTTGCTTGGTCATGGGAGTGAATCCAGCTGCTGGATTCCCAAGAGGGTGACTGGTGTCTTACAAGGAATGCATGTGTCTTATGTGGCTTGTGGTCCTTGGCATACAGCAGTGGTTGCATCATCAGGACAGTTGTTTACATTTGGAGACGGATGTTTTGGTGCACTAGGTCATGGAGACAGAACAAGCTCTAGTGTTCCGCGCGTAGTTGAAAGCCTAAGTGAAGTAAGAGTAATGAAGGTTGCTTGTGGATTTTGGCATACAGCTGCAGTGGTGGAGGTTACAAATGAAGCATCTGATGCAGAGCTCTACTCTTCGTGTGGACAACTGTTCACATGGGGAGATGGTGAGAAAGGCCAGCTTGGTCATGGTGACAATGCGGAAAAGCTACTCCCCGAGTGCGTAACCTCATTGGCAGATGAAAAAATCTGCCAAGTTGCTTGTGGCCATAGTCTCACCGTTTCTCTTACATCCAATGGACATGTGTTTACAATGGGTAGCCCGGCTTACGGCCAGCTGGGCAACCCTACGGCCAAGGAGAAGGTCCCTTCACGCGTCGAAGGAGACATAACAGAGACTTGTGTAGAGGAGATTGCGTGTGGTTCTCATCATGTGGCTGTGTTGACATCTAAATCAGAGGTTTACACTTGGGGAAAAGGATTAAATGGTCAGTTAGGACACGGAACCGTTGAGAACAAAAGAGAACCTGCTGTTGTTgggtttttgaaagaaaaacaagTCAAGGCTATAACATGTGGTTCCAACTTCACTGCTGTGATTTGTCTTAACAAATGGGTACCTGGCTCTGAACATTCTCTCTGTGCTGGTTGCCGTAACCCTTTCAACTTTAGAAGAAAACGTCACAACTGTTACAACTGTGGTCTCATCTTTTGTAAAGTATGCAGCAGTAGAAAGTCTTTGAGAGCTGCTCTTGCGCCTGATATGAACAAACCATATAGAGTGTGTTATGGATGTTTTACCAAGCTGAAAAGGTCTAGAGAACTGTCTCCTCCTCCACCAACTCCACGTACAAGAAACCTTTTGAATATGCGAAAATCGACCGATGTTTCAGAAAAAACTCCAAAACTCCTCTCACCACACTCCAGAATAGCCTCGGCTGACTCTTTAGTGCAATATGGTGAAGGAAGACACAACAAAAGAGACGTGAAACCGGAAGTAAGTAACAGTAATGTCTTCGCCTTAGGCAGTTTACAGCCAGCTATGTCGCCGTTATTAAGAGGATCAATAGCTTGGCCTAGAATCTCCAAAAATATGATAGTTAAAGTTCCTGGTTCAAGAGTTAGCTCTCGCACAGCGTCTCCAGTTTCAGTGAAGTCAACTAGTCCACGCCCATCTCATGAAGTAACAACTGATGAATCTAGACACATAAAAGACAGTTTTGGTCAAGAAATTGTGGGTCTAAAGGAACAT GTAGAACAACTTACTTCCAAAACACAACAACTtgaagaagaacttgaaaaAACTAAAAGGCAGCTGAGAGTGGTCACTGCAATGGCAGCAGATGAAGCAGAGGAAAACAGATCCGCAAAAGAAGTTATTAGATCTCTAACCACTCAG TTGAAGGAAATGTCTGGAAGAGTACCTCAAAAGGATGATACTAGCACTAACTTACACACAGAAAAAGAGACAACATCAGAGAATCAAACTCAGACTAGTTCCCAGACACATATAAGAAGTATGGTCCCTCATGATAGTCGATCAGAAAACAACTTAAGTAAGAGTTTTGTTAATGGACATAGAAGACATAATGAGAAGGCAGAGAGAGTTGTGCAAGACGAACCTGGAGTTTATTTGACACTGTTGTCTTTACCTGGTGGTGGTAATGAACTCAAGCGTGTCCGGTTCAG CCGGAAACAGTTTACAGAAGAACAAGCAGAGAAGTGGTGGGGTGAAAATGGAGGTAAAGCTTGTGAGCGACACAACATTCTAGTTTCCTAG